ATAATTCAATGGATatttacaaaaaacaaaaatagattattacaaaaaaagtgtggtattttagtctttttgaGTTTGTATAAGTGTATCTAGCAATAACGGGAATATAGAAAGGAAAAGTTTATTTGGGCCTAATTGAAACCCATGTAGCCCAATCCATCCAACTATTGACCCTCTACCCCATCGCTCACGTGCATATGAAGCGTGCGAGAGTAGGGTTTAACAAGggggagaagaaggaagaagatatTGAACTAGCGATTAGGGTTGAGGTGTGTCAAATTTGATAATGGCGGAAGCAGAAGACAACCTTCAAGCCTCGCCTATGGGCGAAACAAAGAACAATCataagaagaataagaagaagcGCGAGAAAAAACGACCTCGGGATATTGCTATCGAGGAGCGTCTGGAAGAACTGGAGAATGTGAATGACGCAGATAGCGACGGAGAATCCTCgaggaagaagaataagaagaagaaagtggAAGGGGAAAGTGAAGtagaagagagaaaagtgaagaacAATGGTGGGTCTGGTATTATGAGCTCCGAGTCATTTGAAACTCTGGGATTGTCTGAACCTACTTGTAAGGCCATCATGGATATGGGATTCCAGCACATGACTCAGGTAATGCTACGGTTTGTGCTGAATTTTGAATGCTTCTTAATCGTATCATCTTccataattttagaaattattagaCAAAGCTTTGTTTTGGGTTATATTCTGCACACGACCtttttaggttattttttttttccatttatgTGTAAAACAGTAGAGTTGATTATAAATAATGAATGCAGATTCAAGCGAGAGCGATTCCACCTCTCTTGATTGGAAAAGACGTGCTTGGTGCTGCAAGGACTGGTTCTGGAAAAACTCTCGCCTTCTTAATTCCTGCTGTGGAGCTGTTGTACAATGTTAAGTTTACACCTCGTAATGGTGCTGGTGTTGTTGTTATATGCCCAACTAGAGAGCTTGCAATACAGGTATTAAATTCCTGCATATTTGCTCATTATAGGTGCTTCTTTGCTTCTTTGCTGTTTCAGTTTGCGGTTTGATTGAATAGTTTTCCTTATTTGTTGATTCACGGTTTCAATTAGACACATGCTGTGGCCAAGGAGCTTCTCAAGTATCATTCGCAAACTCTTGGGTTGGTTATTGGAGGTTCAACTAGAAAACTTGAAGCTGAACGCCTAGCCAAAGGGATAAATCTATTGGTAGCAACTCCTGGTCGTCTTCTAGATCATCTTCAAAACACAAAAGGATTCATATACAAAAACTTGAAGGTAAGTTGTGGATTTTCATGTTTGATTGTAAATACTTTAATCGTATTGATTAATCATGCCTATGGGGAATTGttattcaaaatgtttttcaGTGTTCAATGGTTATCAGTAATATCCATTTTAGTGTTTAAAGGACCCTCGTTAGGGTCCTTTCTCACCGTCTGTTTGGTTACAGAATATCAATATTATATCAATTGAGACTCTATTCAACTTGCATTTTGGTTGATATTCTATGTTTGCTTAACtttctaacattatttatatgtcTTTACGTTTGCTGTTGTCACGTGTTCAGTTAATGTGTTCTTTTGTGGGAGAAAACAGGAAGAAAATAAAGTCACCTTCAGTTCATGAATCTCTCTCTATTCAGtgataaatattataaacaaatttggaTGTTAGGAGCTTTTCTGTTTTCCATTATGGATTGAATGTTCTTCAACTTTTCAACTATTTGGAGTTCTAGTAGATGTTACGTGCATGTGTAAGCTTAGACTCTGGCTGTTCACTTACTCGATTTTCCTGAATGACTCGGCAGTGCCTCATGATTGATGAAGCTGACAGAATCTTAGAAGCAAACTTTGAGGAGGAAATGAAACAAATTATTAAGATCCTTCCAAAGGTATACAGAACTTATTTCCCCTTTTCCTCTCTCTTATGCATGAACCTATGAATATATGGTGTCCTGAAATTGCTATTTTTCCTCTCTCATTTTCCATTTGTATTGGATTGTTTAGCTGGAGAAACACCTATAAAAAAGGACATCTACAATTATAAGTTTGCAAATACCTTCTTTCTCGTATCATAGaggaaaagtaaaattatgCATTCTGCTTAGGAATCTATTAACTTTGAATGTGAGAAGATGCTTGCACTTAACTGGATACACCAACAACTACTGGTGTTTTTGCCTcaacttataaattttattttctgatgGTTCTAAGTACGTTGTATCATCTTGTTCATATTTTTATGCAGGGCAgctatacatttttattttgaatgtcTTTTAGCTAATATCTGAAAGTTTGACCAATTAATCTGTTTCTCTTTCAACAGAGTAGGCAAACAACTTTATTTTCCGCTACACAAACAAAGAAGGTTTGTTCTTCATTTTCCATCCTACATCTATTTCTTTCTGAGATAATATCctaatttcattgttttcaatatttaatgttttttggaCATGCAAGCATAAAAACATATACTTGGATACACTAGGATTTGATATTCAGTACATTACTTGATAATATATGGTTTActtcaaagtaaaaaaataaggaaatgtGTGTCCCCCTTAAAATACAGGTCGAGGATCTTGCCCGTTTGTCATTTCAGACTACTCCCGTCTATATTGATGTGGATGATGGGAGAACCAAGGTAATGTATCTCAACCTTTTCTTAATAACTGAATTCTGTTTATAgtagttattattataatcatcaTTACCCCTTTGCAAGTGCAGGTCACCAACGAAGGGTTGCTTCAGGGTTATGTTGTTGTACCTTGTGCCAAGCGCTTTATTGTTCTCTATTCCTTTTTGAAGAGACACCAGTCAAAAAAAGTGATGgtctttttctcttcatgcaaCTCTGTCAAATTCCACACAGACATTCTTAATCTCATTCAATTGAATTGCTCAAGTATTCATGGAAAGCAAAAGCAGCAGACCCGTACAACTACCTTTTTTGATTTTTGCAAAGCAGAAAAGGGAATCTTACTATGTACTGATGTTGCTGCTCGTGGACTTGACATACCTGCTGTGGTATATTCATTTTCCTTGTCAATTTGCATGAGTATTTCTTGATTGAAAAATGATCCCCCCACCCCAAACCCTCCCCAGCTACGTGCAATCAATCAGCGTCAATCCAATCACGGGCTGAAATCAATTGAGGCAACATAATACACCTTCaggaaagaaatagaaaagtacaaagatagacaattttttttcataaaatagtataaaatcaGAGTCAATATGTAAATCATGTGAAGCCAACAATGCCCATGATATACCTGCATGTCCAATGACACAATCCTATAAACCATTGACTTAGCAGCATAACCAGGTTCGAGAAATCATTTTATCTCACTAACGGAAGCAATGACAATGCTATCGTTGAAAATTCTGTCCGTTTAGATTGTCTTTGTAAATTAATATCTTTGATTTGCTTTCTGTGCTTATGCAGCATTCTGTTCTGTTAattgaaaatcattaaatatataaaatttgtgttgTAGGACTGGATTGTGCAGTATGATCCACCTGATGAACCTAAGGTAGCTTTCATTTGGGTCATAGCAATTTCATATGTTTGGTGTACAGCCTGACATTGTTTATTTGTAATGCTACCAGGAATATATCCACAGGGTTGGTAGAACAGCTCGCGGTGAAGGTGGAAAAGGAAATGCTTTGCTTTTCCTAATTCCCGAAGAATTGCAATTTCTCCGCTACCTGAAGGTCAGTTTTTCTCATTTAACAGTATGGATTGGTAAGCGGGCTGATactgaattttaatttagttgacGATTCTAGTTTATGCAAGTACTTATCCAAAAAAGTAGGGTTTCAAAATATATTCCTTCTGGAAATCCTGTGATTT
This genomic stretch from Vigna radiata var. radiata cultivar VC1973A chromosome 7, Vradiata_ver6, whole genome shotgun sequence harbors:
- the LOC106765687 gene encoding DEAD-box ATP-dependent RNA helicase 27 yields the protein MAEAEDNLQASPMGETKNNHKKNKKKREKKRPRDIAIEERLEELENVNDADSDGESSRKKNKKKKVEGESEVEERKVKNNGGSGIMSSESFETLGLSEPTCKAIMDMGFQHMTQIQARAIPPLLIGKDVLGAARTGSGKTLAFLIPAVELLYNVKFTPRNGAGVVVICPTRELAIQTHAVAKELLKYHSQTLGLVIGGSTRKLEAERLAKGINLLVATPGRLLDHLQNTKGFIYKNLKCLMIDEADRILEANFEEEMKQIIKILPKSRQTTLFSATQTKKVEDLARLSFQTTPVYIDVDDGRTKVTNEGLLQGYVVVPCAKRFIVLYSFLKRHQSKKVMVFFSSCNSVKFHTDILNLIQLNCSSIHGKQKQQTRTTTFFDFCKAEKGILLCTDVAARGLDIPAVDWIVQYDPPDEPKEYIHRVGRTARGEGGKGNALLFLIPEELQFLRYLKAAKVPVKEYAYDEKKVANVQSHLENLVVNNFYLNKMAKEAYRSYILAYNSHSMKDIFNVHRLDFQAVASSFCFSNPPNVTLNINSSKQRKKMRKVDGSRHGFSDNNPYGKRNADDKRQFVRH